The nucleotide window GGCAGGCCGGCGTCGACCTCACCGCACTGGCCACCGAACTCGGTCTCGACGTACGGATCCTGGTGGCACGGGCACAACAGCTCACGGCCGAGAGCCGGCCCGCGCCGCCGCCGGACCGGATCGGCCGGCACCGCCGCCTCGTCAACGTCCCGCCACCCTCCCCGCAGACCGAGGCTCCCCATGCGGCCTGGCGTGAGCAGCGGCCCCCGCAGGCACGGGAGCACTATGAGCAGGAACCCTGGAAGCAACACCCGTATCAGAACTACCCGGAGCATCAGCAGTATCAGGAGTACCGGGTATACGAGCAGCAACCACAGCAACACCACTACCAACAGCCCTCTCAGGGCACCTGGGATGCCAACGCCATCACGGCCGCCCAGCACGACTGGGACGGCATCCTCAGCCAGTGGGAAGCCACCACCTCCACCATTCCGCCCCTCTCCGCACCCGGTCAGGGAGGCGTATGAGGGCGTGGGCCGCGGTGGCGCGGGGCCGGACGTCACGCCCCGTCCGGGGCGCGTCGGCATGATCGCGGTGGCGACAGGTGACCAGGACCGGAGGCGCGAACGACCATGACACAAGAGCGAGTTGTCTTCGTGACGGGCGGTGGTACGGGCATCGGCGCCGCCACCGCGCGGCTGCTGCGGGCGGCCGGGCACCAGGTGGTGATCTCCGGTCGCCGGCCCGAACCGCTGCACCGCCTCGCCGAGGAGACCGGGGCGCTGGCGCACCCCGCCGACGCCGCCGACCCCGAGGCGGTGCAGGGCCTCGTCGAGGCGGCCGTGTCCGCGTACGGGCGGCTCGACGGGCTGGTGCTCAACGCCGGTATCGCCCGCGGCGGCGCGGTCGGTGAGCTGTCGCCGGCGGACTGGCAGGCCGTCATGGCCACCAATGTCACCGGCCCCTTCCTGCTGCAACGCGCCGCGCTCCCACACCTCTTGGCGGCCCGTGGCGCGGTCGTCGCCGTGGCCTCGGTCGCCGCGCTGCGCAACGGGCACGGCAACGCCGCCTATGCGACGTCCAAGGCGGCCCTGCTCCAGCTCTGCCGCTCCCTCGCCGTCGACTACGGGCGGGACGGGCTGCGCGCCAACATCGTCTGTCCCAGCTGGGTGCGGACCGAGATGGCCGACGGGCGGATGGCGCGCTTCGCCGAGGAGGCCGGGCTGGCGGGCGGGGTGGACGCCGCGTACGAGGAGGCCACCCGGCTGCTGCCGGCGGGCCGCGCCGGGGAGCCGCGGGAGGTCGCGGAGGCGATCGGCTGGCTGCTCTCGCCGGCCGCCTCCTTCGTCAACGGCGCGGTGCTGACCGTCGACGGCGGGGCGACGGCGGGCGACCCGGGCGGTGCCGCGTTCCGCTACCGCATCGAGCCGCGCGACGGCGCGCAGAGTTGAGGCGCCGTCCGGGGCGGCGCCCGGGCGGTCAGGTGGTGGCCGGCTGGGCGGCGCGGGCGAGGGCGCGGCGCTGCCCCATGAAGGGGCGCGGGCGGTTGAGCGCGAGGACCGCGGTGGTGCGCCCCTCACGTTCGTAGCAGGCGAGGAAGCTGCGGTCGTCGGGAGAGCCTTCGAGGATGCGCGGGGTGTCACCGGGCAGCCGCCGGCCCGCGAACTGGATGCGGACGCCGTACTGGTCGGACCAGAAGTACGGCAGGCTCCGGTGGGTCGTGACGGTGCGCCCGGCCAGGAGGTTGTGTGCGGCCGTGGCGGCCTGTTCGGTGGCGCTGGTCCAGTGCTCGGCGCGGATGCCGTCCACCCTGGCGACGTCGCCGACGGCCACCACCTGGGGCAGCGGGGTGACGCATCCCGCGTCGCAGCGGACCCCGTCGTCGAGCGGCAGCCCGGAACCCTCCAGCCAGGCGGTACGGGGCCGGACGCCGATGCCGGTGACCACCACCTCGGCGGGAAGCAGCCGGCCGTCGGCCAGTTCGACCCCGGTGACCCGGTTCCCGGCACCCTCGCTGTGCAGACGGGCGACCCCGGTCCCGGTGAGGAGGGTGACGCCGTGGTCGGCATGGAGGGCGGCGCAGATGGTGGCCATCGTGTCGCCGAGCTGGGGTACGAGGGGGAGCGGGGCGGCCTCGACCACGGTGACGTGATGTCCGAGGGTGGCGCAGGACGAGGCGACCTCGGCGCCGATGAAGCCGCCGCCGATCACCACGACCCGGACCGGGCCGCGCGTCAGGTCCGCGCGCAGGGCCTGTGCGTCGTCGAGGGTGCGCAGGGTGTGCGCGCCGGCGGGCGCAGGGCCGGGCAGGCGGCGCGGGGCGGCGCCGGTGGCGATCACCACGCCGTCGGTGGCCAGGGTCCGGCCGCCGTCGAGGAGCACCGTGCGCCCGCCGGTGTCGAGCCCGGTGGCCTCGGTGCCCAGCAGCCATTCGGCGTCGAGTTCGGCGATCTCCTCGGCGTCGGCCAGGGCCAGCCGGTCCGGGCTCGTGGTGCCGGTGAGGAGGTCCTTGGACAGCGGCGGGCGGTCGTAGGGGCGGTGGGACTCGTCCCCGACGATCACCAGCCGGCCGTCGAACCCCTCGGCGCGCAGGGCCCGGGCGGCGTACAGGCCGGCCAGCGAGGCTCCGATGACAGCGACCGACTTCATGCGGCGGTGCCCTCCTCGGCGGCGTGCTGGACGTAGATCATGCCGTCCTCGACGGTCACGGGGTGGGTGCGCACCGCCCGGCGGGCCGGCAGACAGGTCGCCGCTCCGGTGCGCAGGTCGAAGGCCGCGGCGTGCAGCGGGCATTCGACCAGACATCCCTCCAGCCAGCCGTCCGCGAGGGAGGCGTCCTGGTGGGTGCAGGTGTCGTCGATCGCGTAGAGCTGCCCCTCGGCGTGGAAGACGGCGATCGGAGGTGCGGTGTCGATGCGTACGGATTCGCCGGTGGGCAGATCGGCGAGACGGCAGACAGGAATCACAGGACCCCCTGGATCATCGAGTTTCGCGGTGCGCACGATGGAGCGCTATGCGCAACAGAATCCAATCGTTGGGCCTATGCGTCAAGCGGTCCCGGGAAATGCCGGCCCTGGCGTGAAGAGCTCGCCCACACCCCCTTGACGGTGCCGATCCGGCGTTCCCACTATGTCTCTCATCGCGCAACGAGTCGTGCAGTGCGCAACACGAAGGGGTAGGGCATGCCACACGAAGTCCATGCCGTCGTCGCGGCGAAACACGGCGCACCGGTTGAGCTGCGGACGATCCTGGTGCCGGATCCCGGCCCGGGAGAAGTGCTGGTCGCCGTGCAGGCCTGCGGGGTCTGCCACACCGACCTGCACTACCGGGACGGCGCGATCAACGACGAATTCCCCTTCCTGCTCGGCCATGAGGCGGCCGGGGTGATCGAGGACGTCGGCCCCGGGGTCACCGATCTCGCACCCGGTGACTTCGTCGTCCTCGCCTGGCGGGCGCCCTGCGGCAGCTGCCGTTCCTGCCGCCGCGGCCGGCCCTGGTACTGCTTCGACTCCCGTAATGCCGCCCAGCCGATGACCCTGCCCGGGGGCACCCCGCTCAGCCCCGCGCTCGGCATCGGCGCCTTCGCCGAGAAGACGCTGGTCGCCGCCGGACAGGCGGTCAAGGTCGACCCGCACGCCCGCCCCGAGGCCGCCGGACTCATCGGCTGCGGAGTGATGGCCGGCTACGGCGCCGCCGTGCACACCGGCGCGGTGGGCAGCGGGGACACCGTCGCCGTCATCGGCTGCGGCGGGGTCGGCAACGCGGCCATCGCCGGCGCCTCGGTCGCCGGCGCGCGCCGGATCATCGCGGTCGACATCGACGACCGCAAGCTGGACGGCGCCACCCGCTTCGGCGCCACCCATACCGTCAACTCCCGTGGTACGGACCCCGTCGAGGCGGTCCGCGGCCTCACCGGCGGCCACGGCGCGGATGTGGTGATCGACGCGGTGGGCCGCCCCGAGACCTACACCCAGGGCTTCTTCATGCGCGACCTGGCCGGGACGCTGGTCCAGGTCGGCGTCCCCGAACCCGGCATGCGCGTCGAGCTGCCGCTCCTCGATCTCTTCTCGCGCGGCGGCGCGCTGAAGTCCTCCTGGTACGGCGACTGTCTGCCCAGCCGCGACTTCCCGGTCCTCATCGACCGCTACCTCAGCGGACGGCTCGACCTCGACGGCTTCGTCACCGAGACGATCGCCCTGGACGAGGTGGAGTCCGCGTTCGACAAGATGCGCGACGGCACCGTACTGCGCTCCGTCGTGGTCCTGTGACGGCGTTACAGAACCTCTGAGCCGCCACGCCCGCACCCACCCGCCCGACCACCCCGACCAGCAGCAGGAGGAGGGGCATGTCCCGCACGCCCGCAAACCGTTCCCGTGTGGTTGTCATCGGTGCCGGCATCGTCGGCGCCTCCCTCGCCGACGAGCTGACCGCCCGCGGCTGGAGTGAGGTCACCGTCCTCGAACAGGGCCCGCTGCCGGCCCCCGGCGGCTCCACCTCGCACGCGCCCGGCCTGGTCTTCCGGACCGGCCCGTCCAAGACCATGACCGAGTTCGCCACCTACACCGCCCGGAAGTTCGGCTCCCTGGACGTCGACGGGCTGCCCTGCTTCGACGCCGTCGGCGGGCTGGAGGTCGCCACCACCGAGGCCCGCTGGGCCGACCTGCACCGCAAGGCCGGGCTCGCCGCCTCCTGGGGCGTACGCGGTGAACTCCTCACCCCGCGTCAGTGCAAGCAGCTGTGGCCGATGCTGGACGAGACCCGGCTGCATGGCGGCTTCCACACCCCCGACGACGGGCTGGCCCGCGCGGTGCTCGCCTGCCGCGCGCAGATCGCCCGCGCCGAGAGCCGCGGCGCCCGTTTCCTGGAGCGGCACACCGTCACCGGCATCGAGCAGGCGGACGGCCGGGTCACCGGCGTCGTCACCGACCGCGGCACCTTCCCCGCCGACCACGTCGTCTCGGCCGCCGGCTTCTGGGGCCCGGTGATCGGCGCGATGGCCGGGGTCGACATCCCGCTCCTCCCGCTGGCCCACCAATACGCCACCACGGAACCGCTGCCCGCACTCGCCGGCGTCAACGGCCCGCAGGGGGGCACCCCCTCTTCGAGTGGGGCCGACAGCTCCGGCGACGAGGC belongs to Streptomyces sp. NBC_01454 and includes:
- a CDS encoding bifunctional 3-phenylpropionate/cinnamic acid dioxygenase ferredoxin subunit, with amino-acid sequence MIPVCRLADLPTGESVRIDTAPPIAVFHAEGQLYAIDDTCTHQDASLADGWLEGCLVECPLHAAAFDLRTGAATCLPARRAVRTHPVTVEDGMIYVQHAAEEGTAA
- a CDS encoding SDR family NAD(P)-dependent oxidoreductase, coding for MTQERVVFVTGGGTGIGAATARLLRAAGHQVVISGRRPEPLHRLAEETGALAHPADAADPEAVQGLVEAAVSAYGRLDGLVLNAGIARGGAVGELSPADWQAVMATNVTGPFLLQRAALPHLLAARGAVVAVASVAALRNGHGNAAYATSKAALLQLCRSLAVDYGRDGLRANIVCPSWVRTEMADGRMARFAEEAGLAGGVDAAYEEATRLLPAGRAGEPREVAEAIGWLLSPAASFVNGAVLTVDGGATAGDPGGAAFRYRIEPRDGAQS
- a CDS encoding S-(hydroxymethyl)mycothiol dehydrogenase, translating into MPHEVHAVVAAKHGAPVELRTILVPDPGPGEVLVAVQACGVCHTDLHYRDGAINDEFPFLLGHEAAGVIEDVGPGVTDLAPGDFVVLAWRAPCGSCRSCRRGRPWYCFDSRNAAQPMTLPGGTPLSPALGIGAFAEKTLVAAGQAVKVDPHARPEAAGLIGCGVMAGYGAAVHTGAVGSGDTVAVIGCGGVGNAAIAGASVAGARRIIAVDIDDRKLDGATRFGATHTVNSRGTDPVEAVRGLTGGHGADVVIDAVGRPETYTQGFFMRDLAGTLVQVGVPEPGMRVELPLLDLFSRGGALKSSWYGDCLPSRDFPVLIDRYLSGRLDLDGFVTETIALDEVESAFDKMRDGTVLRSVVVL
- a CDS encoding NAD(P)/FAD-dependent oxidoreductase encodes the protein MKSVAVIGASLAGLYAARALRAEGFDGRLVIVGDESHRPYDRPPLSKDLLTGTTSPDRLALADAEEIAELDAEWLLGTEATGLDTGGRTVLLDGGRTLATDGVVIATGAAPRRLPGPAPAGAHTLRTLDDAQALRADLTRGPVRVVVIGGGFIGAEVASSCATLGHHVTVVEAAPLPLVPQLGDTMATICAALHADHGVTLLTGTGVARLHSEGAGNRVTGVELADGRLLPAEVVVTGIGVRPRTAWLEGSGLPLDDGVRCDAGCVTPLPQVVAVGDVARVDGIRAEHWTSATEQAATAAHNLLAGRTVTTHRSLPYFWSDQYGVRIQFAGRRLPGDTPRILEGSPDDRSFLACYEREGRTTAVLALNRPRPFMGQRRALARAAQPATT